The proteins below come from a single Odontesthes bonariensis isolate fOdoBon6 chromosome 18, fOdoBon6.hap1, whole genome shotgun sequence genomic window:
- the edn1 gene encoding endothelin-1, which produces MDPNLWIPVLSVMYSWMFCTALAAPAARTSPAVHVRNKRCSCATFLDKECVYFCHLDIIWVNTPERVVSYGMGNAPRARRALADSMVTGHGPRCQCLRETDRGCRDFCLRHDRAAETPLRSPEDAGCAGARCGHAPGADTGGTERMKSRGSARVPLAALRAALRAARRTRRLPESWRPGRRHRPAAP; this is translated from the exons ATGGACCCGAACCTTTGGATTCCCGTGCTGTCAGTGATGTACTCCTGGATGTTCTGCACAG CCCTGGCGGCTCCCGCTGCGCGCACCAGCCCCGCCGTGCATGTGCGCAACAAGCGCTGCTCCTGCGCGACTTTCCTGGACAAGGAGTGCGTGTACTTCTGCCACCTGGACATCATCTGGGTCAACACACCTGA GCGCGTGGTCTCCTACGGAATGGGCAACGCACCCCGGGCCAGGCGCGCTCTCGCGGACTCCATGGTAACCGGCCACGGACCCCGCTGCCAGTGTCTCCGGGAAACCGACCGCGGCTGCAGGGACTTCTGCCTCAG GCACGACAGGGCGGCAGAGACGCCGCTGCGCTCCCCGGAGGACGCCGGCTGCGCGGGGGCGCGCTGCGGACACGCGCCGGGAGCCGACACGGGCGGCACCGAAAG GATGAAGAGCCGCGGCAGTGCGCGGGTGCCTCTCGCGGCGCTCCGCGCTGCGCTCCGGGCGGCGCGCAGAACCCGCCGGCTGCCGGAGAGCTGGCGGCCGGGCCGGCGCCACCGGCCGGCGGCGCCCTGA